The following are from one region of the Acomys russatus chromosome 32, mAcoRus1.1, whole genome shotgun sequence genome:
- the LOC127184456 gene encoding centromere protein W-like, which translates to MELETTFCYLPLWTISPRSPKDANQPKGDHIGVLAFSKLVNCKAPRGFLKCTFKQKKPHLRLETCSDLLIHLNCLLFVHRLAEESRTNACGSKSGVITQDHVLTAGKVILRKSRG; encoded by the exons ATGGAACTAGAGACCACATTTTGCTATTTACCACTTTGGACCATCTCACCACGCTCTCCCAAGGATGCCAATCAACCCAAAGGAGATCATATTGGGGTACTAGCCT TCTCAAAGCTAGTAAACTGCAAGGCGCCCCGCGGCTTCCTCAAGTGCACCTTCAAGCAGAAGAAGCCACACCTGCGTCTGGAGACATGCAGTGACCTCCTGATTCATTTGAATTGTTTACTCTTTGTTCACCGACTGGCAGAAGAGTCCAGGACAAATGCTTGTGGGAGTAAATCCGGAGTTATCACACAGGATCATGTACTGACTGCAGGAAAGGTAATTCTGAGGAAGAGCAGAGGCTAG